One Nakamurella alba genomic window, ATGCTGGCCGGCCTGCAGGGCGCCGGCAAGACGACCCTGGCCGGCAAGCTCGCCCTGTGGCTCAAGGGCCAGGGACACACCCCGCTGCTGGTCGCCTGCGACCTCCAGCGGCCCAACGCGGTCACCCAGCTCAAGGTCGTCGGCGAGCAGGCCGGCGCCACCGTGTTCGCGCCGGAGCCCGGCAACGGTGTCGGCGACCCGGTGGCCGTCGCCCGGGCCGGCATCGACTTCGCGCTGGAGAAGCACCACGACGTGGTCGTCGTCGACACGGCAGGCCGGCTCGGTGTCGACGCCGAGCTGATGGCGCAGGCCGCGGCGATCCGGGACGCAGTGGATCCGGACGAGACGCTGTTTGTGCTGGACGCGATGATCGGCCAGGACGCGGTGGCGACCGCCGAGGCGTTCCGCGACGGCGTCGGCTTCACCGGCGTGGTGCTCACCAAGCTCGACGGCGACGCCCGCGGTGGTGCCGCGCTGTCGGTGCGGGAACTCACCGGTCAGCCGATCATGTTCGCCTCCACCGGAGAGAAGCTCGCCGACTTCGACGTCTTCCACCCCGACCGGATGGCCTCCCGGATCCTGGGCATGGGCGACATGCTCACGCTGATCGAGCAGGCCGAGCAGCACCTCGAGGTCGAGGAGGCCGAAGAGATGGCGGCCAAGCTGGCCGCCAACGAGTTCACCCTCGAGGACTTCCTCGGGCAGATGCAGATGATCCGCAAGATGGGCCCGATCGGCGGCCTGCTCGGGATGCTGCCCGGTGCCGGCCAGATGAAGGACGCGCTGGCACAGGTCGACGACCGCGACATCGACCGCACCGCCGCGATCATCCAGTCGATGACCCCGGAGGAGCGGCGGAACCCGGCCATCCTCAACGCCTCTCGCCGCAAGCGCATCGCCAACGGCTCGGGATCCACGGTGACGCAGGTCAACGCGCTGGTCGAGCGCTTCGGCGAGGCCCGCAAGATGATGTCGTCGATGGCCGGCCGGTTCGGCTTCCCCGGCTCCCGGCCGTCCAACCGGAAGGCCGTCAAGGGCCGGAAGGGCAAGAAGGGCAAGGGATCCGGGCGCGGGCCGACCCCGCCGAAGATCAAGGGCGGGATGCCTCCGGGCTTCCCGATGCCCGGCCCCGGCGGGATGGGCGGGCTCGGCGGCATGCCGGGCATGGGCCAGCTCCCCGGGATGGACCAGCTGCCCCCGGGTTTCGACCCCTCGAAGCTGAAGCTGCCGAAGCAGTAGGAACCCCGCTCGTGCGGCGATCGCGGGCCACGACAGTATGTACGGCGTGCAGAGCCTGATCGCGGCCGACGAGGGCCGCTTCCATGTCGTGGGTACCGACGCCGCCACCGGTGAGCCGGTGGAGCGGTGGATCGCGGACGGGCGGTACGTCGACGGCCCGGTGCGCGACGCGGTGGAGCTGACCGGTTGGACGCTGCCCGGGTTCGTGGATGCGCACTGCCATGTCGGGTATTCCGGCGGCGGGGTGCCGACGGACCTGGACGGCGCGGTCGAGCAGGCACGGGTGAACCTGGCCGCCGGGGTGCTGGCGATCCGGGACTGCGGGTCGCCGATCGACACCCGGCCGTTGGTCGGCCGGGAGGACCTGCCGGTGCTGGTGCGGGCCGGCCGGCACATCGCCCGGCCGAAGCGGTACATCCGCGACCTCGGGGTGGACGTCGAGCCGGACGAGCTGGTCGCCGAGGTGCGCCGGCAGCTCGAGTACGGCGACGGCTGGATCAAGATCGTGGGGGACTGGATCGACCGGACCGTCGGCGACCTGGCTCCGCTCTGGCCGGCGGACGTGATCGCCGAGGCCATCGCGGTCGCGCACGCGGGCGGCGCCCGGGTGACCACCCACGTCTTCGGCGAGGACGGCGTGGCCGCCATGGTCGAGGCCGGGGTGGACTGCGTCGA contains:
- the ffh gene encoding signal recognition particle protein, yielding MFETLSDRLSGVFTTLRGKGRLSPADIDATAREIRIALLEADVALPVVRTFIAAVKQRANGAEISKALNPAQQVIKIVNEELVAILGGETRRLRFAKTGPTVIMLAGLQGAGKTTLAGKLALWLKGQGHTPLLVACDLQRPNAVTQLKVVGEQAGATVFAPEPGNGVGDPVAVARAGIDFALEKHHDVVVVDTAGRLGVDAELMAQAAAIRDAVDPDETLFVLDAMIGQDAVATAEAFRDGVGFTGVVLTKLDGDARGGAALSVRELTGQPIMFASTGEKLADFDVFHPDRMASRILGMGDMLTLIEQAEQHLEVEEAEEMAAKLAANEFTLEDFLGQMQMIRKMGPIGGLLGMLPGAGQMKDALAQVDDRDIDRTAAIIQSMTPEERRNPAILNASRRKRIANGSGSTVTQVNALVERFGEARKMMSSMAGRFGFPGSRPSNRKAVKGRKGKKGKGSGRGPTPPKIKGGMPPGFPMPGPGGMGGLGGMPGMGQLPGMDQLPPGFDPSKLKLPKQ
- a CDS encoding amidohydrolase family protein translates to MIAADEGRFHVVGTDAATGEPVERWIADGRYVDGPVRDAVELTGWTLPGFVDAHCHVGYSGGGVPTDLDGAVEQARVNLAAGVLAIRDCGSPIDTRPLVGREDLPVLVRAGRHIARPKRYIRDLGVDVEPDELVAEVRRQLEYGDGWIKIVGDWIDRTVGDLAPLWPADVIAEAIAVAHAGGARVTTHVFGEDGVAAMVEAGVDCVEHGTGLTDPVIDEMARRGVRLVPTMINIENFPSFADAATRFPVYAAHMRDLYARRFDTFAKAAEAGVVLHAGTDAGGFIEHGRIVDEVQALAGLGSGHRRTLANTSHAAREWLRVPGSDPGDPADLVVFDSDPAADLDELRRPAAVLRSGRIRAGLRSAHGHSHGPGHTHSHGPSGEHSHGHQHAPDHTHDHPHPH